The proteins below come from a single Ptychodera flava strain L36383 chromosome 6, AS_Pfla_20210202, whole genome shotgun sequence genomic window:
- the LOC139134194 gene encoding leucine-rich repeat-containing protein 15-like — NHLDLDHNSITSLPTEAFSPLTRLKNLYLNSNAISVISSGAFSNLNNLEKLRLNHNDISTLSPNIFSSLSQLKSLYLNINAISAISYEVFNGVTSLEILDLANNNITTLQANVFSFLSRLKSFYLSSNRISVISSRAFHGLTSLDTLHLQDNSIDTLPTNVFNGLHNLRYLYLHQNKIPSLPVDIFRELDELKYLLLDNNNLTTFPLGVFDNLNNLESLRLTNNRIASLASATLLSLNSLKTLELQNNLLTRVVGVNGLPSLTTLKLYGNCLTSLQDGDFENLRKLRSLYLQNTCIAKLSPSLFRGLRNLRYLYLNNNNLTELPIALFDDTTNLTNLYMQKMLWLLFHLTYSVVCLCYGS, encoded by the coding sequence AATCACCTTGACCTTGATCACAATAGTATAACGTCACTTCCCACAGAGGCGTTCAGTCCCCTGACACGGCTGAAGAACTTATATCTCAACAGTAACGCGATTTCAGTCATTTCATCTGGAGCTTTTAGTAACCTGAACAATCTGGAGAAATTACGACTCAACCACAATGACATCAGCACATTGTCACCGAATATATTCAGCTCCCTGTCACAGCTGAAGTCCTTGTACCTCAACATTAATGCGATTTCAGCCATTTCATATGAAGTATTCAATGGAGTGACCAGTCTAGAGATATTAGACCTTGCCAACAATAACATCACTACATTGCAGGCAAATGTGTTCAGTTTCCTGTCTCGGCTAAAGTCATTTTACTTGTCAAGTAACAGGATTTCAGTCATTTCATCCAGAGCATTCCATGGACTTACAAGCCTAGACACATTGCATCTCCAAGACAACAGCATCGATACATTGCCGACAAATGTCTTCAACGGTTTGCATAATCTACGTTACTTGTACTTGCATCAAAACAAGATACCATCACTACCGGTCGATATTTTCCGCGAACTGGACGAACTTAAGTACTTACTGCTTGACAACAACAATTTGACAACGTTTCCGCTAggtgtttttgataatttgaataATCTGGAGTCTTTGCGTTTAACAAATAACAGGATAGCGTCGCTAGCGAGTGCAACCTTACTCAGCTTGAATTCGTTGAAAACTTTAGAATTGCAAAACAATCTACTTACCAGAGTGGTAGGTGTGAATGGTTTACCTTCTCTCACAACTTTGAAGTTGTACGGTAATTGTCTTACATCACTGCAAGATGGAGACTTTGAAAATTTAAGGAAGCTACGCTCTCTTTACCTGCAAAATACCTGCATCGCTAAATTATCTCCTTCACTATTTCGAGGattgcgaaatctccgatatctGTATCTTAACAACAACAACCTTACAGAATTACCAATAGCACTCTTCGATGACACGACAAACCTCACAAATCTCTACATGCAAAAAATGCTTTGGCTACTCTTCCATCT